One genomic segment of Centropristis striata isolate RG_2023a ecotype Rhode Island chromosome 11, C.striata_1.0, whole genome shotgun sequence includes these proteins:
- the LOC131979900 gene encoding homeobox protein engrailed-2b-like, producing the protein MEENARRDPEQPEDSGDESNRAILPLLQPPGNQQSHTITNFYIDNILRPDFGRKRKNGTLVREGDSLGVIIRREELRGRKSSKTGNPQQGGAEGEKKEDTGASEEQHPDTEARSPDLRAGDEDPKASSAPASKPMLWPAWVYCTRYSDRPSAGPRSRKPKKAPTPSKEDKRPRTAFTAEQLQRLKTEFQNNRYLTEQRRQSLARELGLNESQIKIWFQNKRAKIKKATGNKNSLALHLMAQGLYNHSASGKDGKSDSD; encoded by the exons ATGGAGGAAAATGCTCGCCGAGACCCAGAGCAGCCAGAGGACTCCGGAGATGAGTCCAACCGGGCCATCCTGCCTCTCCTCCAGCCTCCTGGCAACCAGCAGTCCCACACCATCACCAACTTCTACATAGACAACATTTTAAGACCGGACTTTGGTCGAAAGAGGAAAAACGGGACTTTGGTCCGGGAGGGAGACAGTCTGGGAGTGATTATACGCAGAGAGGAGCTGAGAGGGAGAAAGTCTTCCAAAACTGGCAACCCGCAGCAGGGTGGAGCAGAAGGGGAGAAAAAGGAGGACACGGGAGCATCCGAGGAGCAGCATCCGGACACTGAGGCCCGGAGTCCGGACCTGAGGGCCGGGGACGAGGACCCGAAGGCCAGCTCGGCCCCTGCCTCCAAGCCGATGCTGTGGCCCGCCTGGGTCTATTGTACCCGCTACTCAGACCGGCCGTCCGCAG GGCCCAGATCACGTAAGCCAAAAAAGGCACCAACCCCGAGTAAAGAGGACAAGCGGCCCCGGACGGCCTTCACCGCAGAGCAGCTCCAGCGGCTAAAGACTGAGTTCCAGAACAACCGGTACCTGACCGAGCAGCGCAGGCAGAGTCTGGCCCGGGAGCTGGGCCTTAACGAGTCTCAGATCAAAATCTGGTTTCAGAACAAACGGGCGAAAATCAAGAAGGCCACCGGGAATAAAAACTCTCTGGCGCTGCACCTGATGGCGCAGGGACTGTACAACCACTCCGCGTCCGGCAAGGACGGCAAGTCGGACAGCGACTAA